Proteins found in one Coffea eugenioides isolate CCC68of chromosome 5, Ceug_1.0, whole genome shotgun sequence genomic segment:
- the LOC113769869 gene encoding pentatricopeptide repeat-containing protein At4g26680, mitochondrial: MMKSPKIPFQKISTPRTSMELTNVAKLIERKWNPIPLPHGTIPEPKGQDLDYVNVAHSHLIHFDWCKLDKLASGLTPFRVKHLLLRTQKDYVLSLEFFKWVELKNSSSITLQTHSIILHILTKNRKFKSAETILRRVIQLSLGSLDLPSKLFEALVYSYRICDSSPRVFDALFKTYAHLKKFRNATDTFSLMKEYGFLPTIESCNAYLSSLISLNRSDIALSFYKEMQRSHISPNVYTLNMVIGAFTKLGNTEKAVKVFKEMEKMNISPTVASYNTLIAGYCSQGLLSTSLKLKKLMEKNGLCPNEVTYNTLMNAFCKAGKLHEAGKLFKEMKTMDVAPNTISYNILIDGYSQAENSEMAGRLFEEMSVNGIKADIITYNALILGLCKEGKTRKAAYLVKELDREKFVPNSSTFSAIITGQCVRKNSERALQLYRSMIRTGCHPNKVTLGMLISTFIENEDYDGAAMVLREMLERSISPDTGTLSELCNGLCKDGKEEVATSLCKGLEARHLMPESFQKT, from the coding sequence ATGATGAAGTCCCCAAAGATCCCATTTCAGAAAATTTCAACCCCAAGAACTTCTATGGAATTAACAAATGTGGCGAAATTGATAGAAAGGAAGTGGAATCCAATTCCTCTGCCACATGGAACCATCCCTGAACCTAAAGGCCAAGACCTTGATTATGTGAACGTTGCTCATAGTCATCTTATACATTTTGATTGGTGTAAGCTTGATAAATTGGCCTCTGGTTTGACCCCATTTCGAGTTAAGCATTTATTGTTGAGAACGCAAAAGGATTACGTTCTTTCACTTGAATTTTTCAAGTGGGTTGAACTCAAGAACTCGAGCTCAATTACCCTTCAAACACATTCCATCATTCTGCATATTCTTACTAAAAATAGGAAATTTAAGTCGGCTGAGACAATCCTTAGGAGAGTCATTCAATTGAGTTTGGGTTCATTGGATCTTCCTTCTAAATTGTTTGAGGCCTTAGTGTATTCCTATCGAATTTGTGATTCTTCACCCCGTGTTTTTGATGCATTGTTCAAGACTTATGCACATCTGAAGAAGTTTAGGAATGCCACAGACACATTTAGTCTTATGAAGGAATACGGGTTCTTGCCTACAATTGAGTCTTGCAATGCATACTTGAGCTCGTTGATTAGTTTGAATAGGTCTGATATTGCATTATCATTTTACAAAGAAATGCAAAGGTCCCATATTTCCCCAAATGTTTATACTCTTAACATGGTGATTGGTGCTTTCACCAAATTGGGGAATACAGAAAAGGCAGTTAAGGTGTTTAAGGAGATGGAGAAGATGAATATTAGTCCAACTGTCGCATCGTATAATACATTGATTGCAGGATACTGTAGTCAGGGTCTTCTGAGCACTAGTCTGAAGCTCAAGAAGCTCATGGAGAAGAATGGGCTCTGTCCAAATGAGGTTACGTACAACACCCTCATGAATGCTTTTTGCAAGGCAGGGAAGTTGCACGAAGCTGGTAAGCTTTTCAAGGAAATGAAAACCATGGATGTTGCTCCTAATACTATATCCTACAATATATTGATTGACGGTTACAGCCAAGCGGAGAACAGTGAGATGGCTGGTCGTCTTTTTGAGGAGATGTCAGTAAATGGTATTAAGGCAGATATAATCACTTACAATGCATTGATTTTGGGACTATGTAAAGAGGGAAAGACAAGGAAAGCTGCATATCTGGTGAAAGAGCTGGATAGAGAAAAATTTGTTCCAAACTCTTCTACCTTCTCTGCTATTATAACTGGGCAATGTGTTAGAAAGAACTCTGAGCGTGCTCTTCAACTCTACAGAAGCATGATAAGGACTGGTTGTCATCCAAACAAAGTGACACTGGGGATGCTGATATCCACTTTCATTGAGAATGAGGATTATGATGGAGCTGCTATGGTTTTGAGGGAGATGCTTGAGAGATCCATTTCCCCTGATACAGGTACTTTATCAGAGCTTTGCAATGGACTTTGTAAAGATGGCAAAGAAGAAGTGGCAACCAGTTTGTGTAAAGGGTTAGAAGCTAGGCATCTCATGCCAGAAAGTTTTCAAAAGACTTGA